The Bacillus sp. Y1 genome has a window encoding:
- a CDS encoding xanthine dehydrogenase family protein molybdopterin-binding subunit: MEKVIGQAVTRVEDGRLLTGQGKYIDDIGTPANTAHIAILRSTYPHAKILSIDTSEAMNLRGVKGIVTGKDILPFVQPFSVGVSAPVKYYPMAIDKVRYVGEPVAVVVAKNRYIAEDALEKIKVVYESLTPIVDIEKSLEEDAPLLHENIGSNIANHRTFHYGKVDEAFEEADRIIKHKFHFPKYSATPVETYGMIAQYEESSNQYTIHANFHGPFVIQSVMAGALKIPSNRLRIIVPKDIGGSYGIKAGTYPYMVLCAVVSRMVGCPVKWIEDRQEHLSASSSGTDRVTYIEAAVKEDGKVLGLKMKLIDNVGAYIRAPEPACLYRTHANSTGAYDIPNLMIDAYAIMTNKLPTGLIRGYGGQELYFPLERIMQEIAHELQLDPADVLRRNLIKKEQFPYQTASGGMYDSGDYEKGFELALDMGNYKEIQQKREDARKRGKLFGVGLACIVEPSGSNMGYITIALTPEERASSLPKSGCAEAATISMDPMGCVNVRISTTPSGQGHETVSAQIVSDVLGIPREQINVVAELDTSTSAWSIASGSYSSRFASLGSSAVFYAAHKVRKKLIKIAAYHLKADEDDLTIENGSIISKKDPSIKYSLKRAAGSAHWNPLSLPDGMEPGIYETYYYTAKVAEPPDENDLVNSSVTYGFVADMVTVEVDPDTGEVQIIDYFTVHDAGKLLNPLIVDGQIYGGLVHGLGGAMYEELAYDDKGQFLTGSFMDYLCPTAPEIPKITIKHIETPSPLTPLGAKGLGEGNTMSAPAVIANAVNDALKPYGVMIDTLPLSPNRIWNLLNKAKEKKGANQV, translated from the coding sequence ATGGAAAAAGTCATAGGCCAAGCGGTTACGAGAGTAGAGGATGGAAGACTCTTAACCGGGCAAGGAAAGTATATTGATGATATTGGAACACCTGCCAACACCGCCCATATTGCCATTTTAAGAAGTACGTACCCACATGCCAAAATACTCTCCATCGATACCTCTGAAGCAATGAATCTTCGTGGTGTGAAGGGGATAGTGACGGGAAAAGATATCCTGCCATTTGTTCAACCCTTTAGCGTGGGAGTAAGTGCTCCTGTTAAGTACTATCCGATGGCGATTGATAAGGTGCGCTATGTAGGTGAACCGGTCGCAGTAGTGGTGGCCAAAAATCGTTATATCGCAGAGGATGCTCTGGAAAAAATTAAGGTTGTCTATGAATCTCTTACACCCATCGTAGATATAGAGAAATCGTTAGAGGAGGATGCTCCACTTCTTCATGAAAATATCGGTTCTAATATTGCGAACCATCGAACCTTTCACTACGGAAAGGTGGATGAAGCCTTTGAAGAGGCTGATCGCATTATTAAACACAAGTTTCACTTTCCTAAATATTCCGCCACACCAGTAGAAACCTATGGAATGATTGCCCAGTATGAGGAGAGTTCCAATCAATATACGATTCATGCCAATTTTCATGGCCCCTTTGTCATTCAATCGGTCATGGCGGGTGCCTTAAAAATACCTAGTAATCGATTAAGAATTATTGTTCCGAAAGACATTGGCGGCAGTTATGGAATTAAGGCTGGAACTTATCCATATATGGTTTTATGTGCAGTTGTTAGTAGAATGGTCGGTTGTCCTGTGAAATGGATTGAAGACCGCCAGGAGCATTTATCTGCAAGTTCTAGTGGAACGGACCGTGTCACTTATATAGAGGCAGCCGTCAAAGAAGATGGAAAGGTACTAGGGTTGAAAATGAAGTTAATTGATAACGTAGGGGCTTATATTCGAGCACCAGAGCCTGCCTGTTTGTATAGAACTCATGCCAATTCAACCGGTGCCTATGATATTCCTAATTTAATGATTGATGCCTACGCCATTATGACCAACAAGCTACCAACAGGGCTGATTCGAGGGTATGGGGGGCAAGAATTATATTTTCCACTAGAGCGAATCATGCAAGAAATAGCTCATGAATTACAGCTAGATCCAGCTGATGTGCTTAGACGAAATTTAATTAAAAAGGAACAATTCCCATATCAAACAGCCTCTGGCGGTATGTATGATAGCGGTGATTACGAAAAGGGCTTTGAGCTTGCCTTAGACATGGGGAACTACAAGGAAATTCAACAGAAAAGAGAAGACGCGAGAAAAAGAGGAAAATTATTTGGTGTCGGCTTAGCCTGTATTGTTGAACCGTCAGGCTCGAACATGGGGTATATCACCATTGCCCTCACACCGGAGGAGAGAGCTTCCTCATTACCGAAATCAGGCTGTGCCGAGGCAGCGACGATCTCCATGGATCCGATGGGCTGTGTGAATGTTCGCATCAGTACGACGCCTTCTGGGCAAGGTCATGAAACGGTCTCTGCCCAAATTGTCTCAGACGTATTAGGAATACCAAGAGAACAAATTAATGTCGTCGCAGAGCTGGATACCTCAACCAGTGCCTGGTCGATTGCTTCAGGCAGTTATTCCAGTCGATTCGCGTCCCTTGGCTCTAGTGCGGTATTTTACGCCGCGCATAAGGTAAGAAAGAAATTAATCAAAATCGCGGCTTATCATCTAAAAGCTGACGAGGATGACTTAACCATTGAAAACGGATCCATCATTTCTAAAAAGGATCCTTCCATCAAATATTCATTAAAAAGAGCAGCAGGTTCTGCCCATTGGAATCCTCTCTCTCTACCAGATGGCATGGAGCCGGGAATCTATGAAACCTACTATTATACAGCAAAGGTCGCAGAGCCACCGGATGAAAATGACTTAGTGAACTCATCTGTTACCTATGGTTTCGTTGCCGATATGGTAACGGTTGAAGTCGATCCCGATACAGGGGAAGTTCAGATTATTGATTATTTTACCGTTCACGATGCTGGTAAACTATTAAATCCGTTAATTGTAGATGGTCAAATATACGGGGGACTCGTTCATGGGCTAGGAGGAGCCATGTATGAAGAGCTTGCCTATGATGACAAAGGCCAATTTTTAACCGGGTCCTTTATGGATTATTTATGCCCAACCGCACCAGAAATCCCAAAGATTACCATTAAACATATCGAAACTCCCTCGCCTCTTACTCCACTAGGAGCGAAGGGATTAGGAGAAGGAAATACGATGAGTGCACCGGCGGTTATTGCCAATGCCGTTAATGATGCGTTAAAGCCTTATGGAGTGATGATTGATACTTTACCTTTAAGTCCGAATCGAATTTGGAATCTATTAAATAAGGCAAAAGAAAAGAAAGGGGCGAATCAAGTATGA
- a CDS encoding SRPBCC family protein has protein sequence MNGEGSLTLEAGLEQSWNILLDPNVLQKCIMGCNKLTQVEENKYKAELAIGIAAVKGKYESTIEIADIENLKSYKLIVKGEGGPGNVEATGVIHLEHQDENQTLLSYTYEAEVGGKVAMVGQRMLSGVAKLIIQDFFKKFGKELKNIEQSA, from the coding sequence ATGAATGGAGAAGGAAGCTTAACGCTTGAAGCAGGATTGGAACAATCATGGAATATTCTATTAGATCCTAATGTGCTGCAAAAATGTATTATGGGCTGCAATAAACTAACGCAAGTCGAGGAAAACAAATATAAAGCGGAGTTAGCGATTGGAATTGCAGCTGTTAAAGGAAAATATGAATCAACCATCGAAATTGCCGATATTGAAAATCTAAAAAGCTATAAGTTGATTGTGAAGGGGGAAGGCGGACCAGGAAATGTGGAAGCAACTGGTGTCATTCATCTGGAGCACCAAGACGAAAATCAAACCTTACTGTCCTATACGTATGAAGCAGAAGTGGGCGGAAAGGTTGCGATGGTTGGTCAAAGAATGTTGAGCGGGGTGGCCAAACTGATTATTCAAGACTTTTTCAAGAAATTTGGGAAAGAGTTAAAAAACATAGAACAAAGTGCTTGA
- a CDS encoding FAD binding domain-containing protein, whose translation MKPAQFDYYCPKTVNEALTLLEESGFDGKIIAGGQSLVPIMNMRLSTPDCLIDINRLQDLDFIDYEEGLVKIGTLTRQNRVETSDLIRQHIGLLSEAVPFIGHVQTRNRGTIGGSLVHADPTAEIPLALMTMGGSVQIASTDEVRTVNAEDFFVTYLTTDVMPTELLTEIHIPIWEGRVGYSFQEISRRHGDFALVASACQLRVDDQNRISNARLVLCGVESVPLLVTEANELLQGERLTDSLLDKVASIVSKVIEPESDLHASADYRRHLAQSLAKRTLHEAYVKAGR comes from the coding sequence TTGAAACCAGCTCAATTTGACTACTATTGTCCAAAAACCGTAAATGAAGCACTTACTCTATTAGAAGAATCTGGTTTTGATGGAAAAATCATCGCAGGTGGACAGAGTCTAGTTCCCATCATGAATATGAGGCTGTCTACCCCTGATTGTTTAATCGATATTAATCGCTTGCAGGATCTAGACTTTATCGATTACGAGGAAGGGCTTGTAAAGATCGGAACCTTGACAAGACAAAACCGTGTGGAGACATCGGATCTCATCCGTCAGCACATCGGTTTATTGAGTGAAGCGGTTCCATTCATCGGCCATGTCCAGACTCGGAATCGTGGAACCATTGGTGGTAGTTTGGTTCATGCAGATCCTACCGCCGAAATCCCTCTGGCCTTAATGACCATGGGTGGTTCCGTTCAAATCGCATCCACTGATGAAGTGAGAACCGTAAATGCGGAGGATTTCTTTGTCACCTACCTAACAACTGATGTGATGCCTACGGAACTTTTAACGGAGATCCATATTCCTATCTGGGAGGGCAGAGTGGGTTATTCCTTTCAAGAAATCTCGCGCAGGCACGGAGATTTTGCTTTAGTTGCCTCTGCCTGTCAATTAAGAGTGGATGATCAAAATCGTATTTCAAACGCACGATTGGTTCTTTGTGGTGTCGAATCGGTTCCTTTATTAGTGACAGAGGCGAATGAACTTTTACAAGGCGAAAGATTAACGGATTCACTTCTAGACAAAGTGGCATCCATTGTTTCAAAAGTGATTGAGCCTGAATCCGATCTCCATGCTTCAGCTGACTATCGGAGGCATTTAGCTCAATCATTGGCCAAACGAACGTTACACGAGGCATATGTAAAAGCAGGGAGGTGA
- a CDS encoding (2Fe-2S)-binding protein: MTVHEVEVKINGKTYKEEVESRMLLSDFLRETCGLTGTHVGCEHGVCGACTVIVNDSAVRSCLMFAVQVDGQEVQTVEGLAQNGQLNPLQQNFVECHGLQCGFCTPGILMSTTDYLKKHSNPCKKDIQDMLSGHLCRCTGYDGIVKAIEKTVEDQKVNI, from the coding sequence ATGACGGTTCATGAAGTGGAAGTGAAAATTAACGGAAAAACATACAAAGAAGAAGTTGAATCCAGAATGCTGCTAAGTGACTTCTTGCGAGAAACCTGTGGATTGACCGGAACACACGTAGGTTGTGAACATGGTGTTTGTGGAGCCTGTACGGTCATTGTGAATGATTCGGCTGTTAGAAGCTGTTTAATGTTTGCTGTACAAGTTGATGGTCAAGAGGTGCAAACCGTTGAAGGATTAGCGCAGAACGGCCAGCTTAATCCCTTACAACAGAACTTTGTTGAATGTCATGGTTTACAATGTGGATTTTGTACTCCTGGAATCTTAATGTCCACTACAGATTATTTGAAGAAACATTCAAACCCATGTAAAAAAGATATTCAAGACATGCTGTCTGGGCATCTCTGCCGATGTACGGGTTATGACGGCATCGTAAAAGCTATTGAAAAAACAGTAGAGGATCAAAAAGTAAACATTTAA